The DNA window AATCCATGTTAGTTCCggttttaaatgttctgtaATTGCACATTCAGTTTGACACGGTAAGCTGAAACGATCCCTTGCTGATAAGGAGTTTGCTGTCAAGCCTTAACACTGACGACCCTGACATCGATGGAAACAACATCAGGGACAGAAGACTGGTGCGTGACTTCACAGATGTTCATTGTTAAGTTATGAATCTGAAACTTGGACTAGTAGGAGAAGATATTCTCACATGAAATGCTTTTTAATTGACAGTTAATTTAATTGTATGCATGTTTGTTGCATTTCTTCTTAAGccaaaaaaagatgatttttatCTACGTGATTCTTTGCCTTCATGTGATGGTCAGCCACTGCCAGCCTCAGTGTGCCAAAGGTCTGAACTTTCATATAACTACAGTTCACATAATCTACATTGAATACAGTTTTGGACGTTGTATTCACTGAGCTTTGTTTTGACAGAAACTCCTGACGATAAGGATTTTTCACTAAATGTGACTGAACATGTTGCTGTGGAGTCTGGGGAATGTATAAGGATCTCTTATGAACTGACCTTTCTAACAAGCAAAGTTTCAGCCCCCTATACAAAGACATGGTTTAGGCAAGATAATTCAAATACTTTATATAAGGCATTTGTCAGCGAGGTGAAGTCTGAGTCAGAAGCCTCTTTCACGATACGGGGTCTACCACGTGGAGAGTACGAGTATGGCTTCAAACTGGAATGGGGATGTAATCAGACATATGTTTTCCCCAAGAAGGTTCACATCTCAGTCTCTGGTGAGTGTTTAATCTGGTcatctaatatttattttatttcctgacacTGAAATTGATTTTTCCTAAAGGCTCAATGACATCCTCCTGTTTAGAAGTGATGGAAACAGACAATAATATTACTTTTCATCTTCATGCTCAGCATCAACCCAAAAACCTACTGTTCGGGTTCCTCCCATGAAGGAGGGAGACGTTATCGGATTAAAATGTCGTCCTCCTCATTTCTGCTCTAAAATAACAAATGTCTATTGGAAATGGacacagactgatggacaaTCTGAAGTTCTTCAAAGGGACTTTTATACCACTTCTCATCATGATTATGATCATTATTACTCAAGAAGACCCTTTCATCCCTTAAGTCGCCGTGAAAACCTATTACGCTTCCTTCCTACCGCATATCATCACAACACCAACATCACATGTGTGGTGGAATATGATGATGGCGCTGTTGAGACAACTGTCACCATGACTGTGAAATGTGAGTAGCAGCAGTATTTCATAAATATAACTatctgctattttacatttttatgtaatgATGAGTCACATTAATGACTGCATATATTtaagcttgtgtttctttcttccttcctttcagtTCCTCCTAAAATCCTGCCTGGTTCCCAGTGCATTTTTAAAGGGAAGCTGCTGGTCTGTGAGTGCATCAGTCGGGGGAATCCTCATGCCACCGATCACCTGGCCTTTGGCTCCACTCACAGATTACTCAGTCACCAGCTCTAGCAGCAACCACACTGTGAACAGCATCATCACGGTGCCTGCTGCTGACTACCACAACAACACTGTCACATGTGTCAGCAGCAACGAACTGGGCCGGGATGAGATTGAAATTCCTCTTCAGAAGCGACACAGAGAACTCAAGGCAGAACAGTGAGTGGTTTGTGATATCAGTTTAACGCACGGTTCAGATGAGGTTTTAACAGTTCATCATGTCATACAGCAGTTAGCACCAATGGGATGAAAGACGGGTCTGTTGCCGTGGCTCTTGGATAATTGCTGGTCTATCTATGAGTCTCAACCTGGTCCTTCTTGCCACCTTCATCATCATATTTACAAAGGGTAAGaatgttaaaatgaatatataaaaacGATAAGCAATTGTTTAATGGACTGATtttgaaactgtttttcttcttttaaacttgTAGGagaaaatgtcaacagaagaaaccttgtgaagaaaataacaccTACGCTTCCCTGAATCTAGCCGATGTCGGGGAACAGTACGGTGTTATTTCTCatacacagaataaataaacttcagttttcctttcaatactgttttgtgtgtgtgtgtggtgtgtgtgtgtgtgtgtttgtgtgtgtaaatgcttAAACtgccttaaataaaaaaatgacatttgagTTGAGGCTTTTGGACTTCCCTATGACTGCGACAGCGCTCAAGTTATCACAGATTTAACAGAAGGAGTTTCAACGTGTTAGAAACTGAAGGGTTTTATTTCCACCTGACCGGCTTCAGCAAAGAATTATAATTTCCAGCtctaatgaaaagtgacagtgataGAAATCGTTGCCTCGTTGCTAAAATTTCATCAGTTTTCAATTtcacctgtgacacaaagcACCAGTCGTTATGCAGGCTGCTTTAAACTGTccatcttcaaaataaaagaaggactGGCTCTGGGAAGGACATAGAGTCGAGAGAGGTGTCAGTCAGAGAGGTGGACACCATTGTGCTTCAGAGatattgttaatatttacatGCTAATTCGAGTAATAAAGTCAGACCAGACCTTCGGCACACAACAAGACCATTTTATTATTGAGCGGTGTAGTGCTGTGAGGTTCCACATGTGGTTTCCAGTTGTATCTTGTATCTTGGTTTGTGGTCATTTAAATGATGAGAGTTTTAGCTTTCTAGAGATATGCAACATGAGGATCCACTTTCACATTGCAGCTGTACATGTACATATGCAGTCAACACTCCACAGGCCGTCAGAGCTTCATcgtatttcttattttgtgagTGTAGGTCCACCATGTTCCCATTACATCACTGTGAGGTTGCACATATTTGGAAAGTACCTGAAGCTTGGTTTAAAACCTATGATATTTGTTAGTGTCTCcagtacagacacacagaaaatggAAAGTTTTCCCAGAAGTTATAGAAGCTAAAGGTTCCTACAGTTTGAGAACTAGTGTGGTGCGCGACTCTAGTCATTGTCGTCTTGGCAGTGCCTAACttctgtttaaaacaaaactgggCATAGAGGTGTGGCAAGGGAGGAGCTCAGGTCAGTGTATGACACTAATGCAGACAGCTATcaacccacctgtcactcaaagcagatgagttagtatatatataaaaaagtcacCACATGTACAACTGTCGTGAAGAAGTAGACCACTTTTAATGCGAAACTGTAAACTTGTTCATTTCTTCTGGAAAGTTGAGCATTCAAACATCAGCCTTCTGCTGTCTCTCAGCATTGTAAAACTCTCCTTTTGTGGTGTTTCCTTCAAATGACCACTTCCTCGTTCACAAATAGTCTCGACCCTGGTTAGTTCCggttttaaatgttctgtaATTGCACATTCAGTTTGACACGGTAAGCTGAAACGATCCCTTGCTGATAAGGAGTTTGCTGTCAAGCCTTAACACTGACGACCCTGACATCGATGGAAGCAACAGCAGGGACAGAAGACTGGTGCGTGACTTCACAGATGTTCATTGTTAAATTATGAATCTGAAACTTGGACTAGTAGGAGAAGATATTCTCACATGAAATGCTTTTTAATTGACAGTTAATTTTATTGTACGCatgtttgttgcttttcttcttaagccaaaaaaagatgatttttatCTACGTGATTCTTTGCCTTCATGTGATGGTCAGCCACTGCCAGCCTCAGTGTGCCAAAGGTCTGAACTTTCATATAACTACAGTTCACATAATCTACATTGAATACAGTTTTGGAAGTTGTATTTACTGAGCTTTGTTTTGACAGACACTCCTGACGATAAGGATTTTTCACTAAATGTGACTGAACATGTTGCTGTGGAGTCTGGGGAATGTATAAGGATCCCTTATGAACTGACCTTTCTAACAAGCAAAATTACAGCCCCCTATACAAAGACATGGTTTAGGCAAGATAATTCAAATACTTTATATAAGGCATTTGTCAGCGAGGTGAAGTCTGAGTCAGAAGCCTCTTTCACGATACGGGGTCTACCACGTGGAGAGTACGAGTATGGCTTCAAACTGGAATGGGGATGTAATCAGACATATGTTTTCCCCAAGAAGGTTCACATCTCAGTCTCTGGTGAGTGTTTAATCTGGTcatctaatatttattttatttcctgacacTGAAACTGACTGTGCCTTAAACCTCAATGGTATCCTCCTGTTTTGAAGAGATGGAAACAACAGTATACTCATTTTGACCAAAAGATACAACAgacaataatattatttttccttttcacactCAGCATCAACCCAAAAACCTACTGTTCGGGTTCCTCCcatggaggagggaaacattaTCGGATTAAGATGTCATCCTCCTCGTTTCTGCTCTGAGATAACAGATATCTATTGGAAATGGACACAGGCTGATGGACAATCTGAAGTTCTTGACACGAACATTTTCCATCATGATTATGGTTATTATCCCTCATGGAGACGTGATCACGATTATTATCGCTCACGGAAACATTTTCGTCTCTTAAGTCGCCATGAAAACCTATTACGCTTCCTTCCTACCGCATATCATCACAACACCAACATCACATGTGTGGTGGAATATGATGATGGCGCTGTTGAGACAACTGTCACCATGACTGTGAAATGTGAGTAGTAGCAGTATTTCTATTAATATAACTatctgctattttacattttaatgtaatggATGAGTCACATGCTGAATGACTGCATATATTTAAgctcttgtttctttcttccttcctttcagtTCCTCCTAAAATCCTGCCTGGTTCCCAGTGCATTTTTAAAGGGAAGCTGCTGGTCTGTGAGTGCATCAGTCGGGGGAATCCTCTGCCACCGATCACCTGGCCTTTGGCTCCACTCACAGATTACTCAGTCACCAGCTCTAGCAGCAACCACACGGTCAACAGCATCATCACGGTGCCTGCTGCTGACTACCACAACAACACTGTCACATGTGTCAGCAGCAACGAACTGGGCTGGGATGAGATTGAAATTCCTCTTCAGAACGACACAGAGAACTCAAGGCAGAACAGTGAGTGGTGTGTGATATCAGTTTAACGCACGGTTCAGATGAGGTTTTAACAGTTCATCATGTCATGCAGCAGTTAGCACCAATGGGATGAAAGACGGGTCTGTTGCCGTCGGCTCTTGGATAATTGCTGGTCTATCTATAAGTCTCAACCTGGTCCTTCTTGCCACCTTCATCATCTACATTTACAAAGGGTAAGaatgttaaaatgaatatataaaaacGATAAGCAATTGTTTAATGGACTGATtttgaaactgtttttcttcttttaaacttgTAGGagaaaatgtcaacagaagAAACCTCGTGAAGAAAATAACACCTACGCTTCCCTGAATCTAGCTGATGTCGGGGAACAGTACGGTGTTATTTCTCatacacagaataaataaacttcagttttcctttcaatactgtttttttttttttttttttttgtaaatgcttAAACTgcctgaaatttaaaaaatgacatttgagTTGAGGCTTTTGGACTTCCCTATGACTGCGACAGGCGTCAAGTTATCACAGATTTAACAAAAAGAGTTTCAATGTGTTAGAAACTGAAGGGTTTTATTTCCACCTGACTGGCTTCAGCAAAGAATTATAATTTCCAGCtctaatgaaaagtgacagtgataGAAATCGTTGCCTCGTTGCTAAAATTTCATCAGTTTTCAATTTCACCAGTGACACAAAGCACCAGTCGTTATGCAGGCTGCTTTAAACTGTCCATCTTCAAACTAAAAGAAGGACTGGCTCTGGGAAGGACATAGAGTCGAGAGAGGTGTCAGCCAAAGAGGTGGACACCATTGTGCTTCAGAGatattgttaatatttacatGCTAATTCGAGTAATAAAGTCAGACCAGACCTTCGGCACACAACAAGACCATTTTATTATTGAGCGGTGTAGTGCTGTGAGGTTCCACATGTGGTTTCCAGTTGTATCTTGTATCTTGGTTTGTGGTCATTTAAATGATGAGAGTTTTAGCTTTCTAGAGATATGCAACATGAGGGCACTCTTTCACATTGCAGCTGTACATGTACATATGCAGTCAACACTCCACAGGCCGTCAGAGCTTCATcgtatttcttattttgtgagTGTAGGTCCACCATGTTCCCATTACATCACTGTGAGGTTGCACATATTTGGAAAGTACCTGAAGCTTGGTTTAAAACCTATGATATTTGTTAGTGTCTCcagtacagacacacagaaaatggATAGTTTTCCCAGAAGTTATAGAAGCTAAAGGTTCCTACAGTTTGAGAACTAGTGTGCGCGACTCTAGTCGTTGTTGTCTTGGCAGTGCCTAACTCCTggttaaatacatatatatatatatatatatatatatatatatatatatatatatatatatatatatatatatatatatatatatatatacatacatatatatatacagcattACAAAACTCTCCTTTTGGGGTGTTTCCTTCAAATGACCACTTCCTCATTCTCCAATAGTCTCAATCCATGTTAGTTCCggttttaaatgttctgtaATTGCACATTCAGTTTGACACGGTAAGCTGAAACGATCCCTTGCTGATAAGGAGTTTGCTGTCAAGCCTTAACACTGACGACCCTGACATCGATGGAAACAACATCAGGGACAGAAGACTGGTGCGTGACTTCACAGATGTTCATTGTTAAGTTATGAATCTGAAACTTGGACTAGTAGGAGAAGATATTCTCACATGAAATGCTTTTTAATTGACAGTTAATTTAATTGTATGCATGTTTGTTGCATTTCTTCTTAAGccaaaaaaagatgatttttatCTACGTGATTCTTTGCCTTCATGTGATGGTCAGCCACTGCCAGCCTCAGTGTGCCAAAGGTCTGAACTTTCATATAACTACAGTTCACATAATCTACATTGAATACAGTTTTGGACGTTGTATTCACTGAGCTTTGTTTTGACAGAAACTCCTGACGATAAGGATTTTTCACTAAATGTGACTGAACATGTTGCTGTGGAGTCTGGGGAATGTATAAGGATCTCTTATGAACTGACCTTTCTAACAAGCAAAGTTTCAGCCCCCTATACAAAGACATGGTTTAGGCAAGATAATTCAAATACTTTATATAAGGCATTTGTCAGCGAGGTGAAGTCTGAGTCAGAAGCCTCTTTCACGATACGGGGTCTACCACGTGGAGAGTACGAGTATGGCTTCAAACTGGAATGGGGATGTAATCAGACATATGTTTTCCCCAAGAAGGTTCACATCTCAGTCTCTGGTGAGTGTTTAATCTGGTcatctaatatttattttatttcctgacacTGAAATTGATTTTTCCTAAAGGCTCAATGACATCCTCCTGTTTAGAAGTGATGGAAACAGACAATAATATTACTTTTCATCTTCATGCTCAGCATCAACCCAAAAACCTACTGTTCGGGTTCCTCCCATGAAGGAGGGAGACGTTATCGGATTAAAATGTCGTCCTCCTCATTTCTGCTCTAAAATAACAAATGTCTATTGGAAATGGacacagactgatggacaaTCTGAAGTTCTTCAAAGGGACTTTTATACCACTTCTCATCATGATTATGATCATTATTACTCAAGAAGACCCTTTCATCCCTTAAGTCGCCGTGAAAACCTATTACGCTTCCTTCCTACCGCATATCATCACAACACCAACATCACATGTGTGGTGGAATATGATGATGGCGCTGTTGAGACAACTGTCACCATGACTGTGAAATGTGAGTAGCAGCAGTATTTCTATAAATATAACTatctgctattttacatttttatgtaataGATGAGTCACATAATGACTGCATATATTtaagcttgtgtttctttcttccttcctttcagtTCCTCCTAAAATCCTGCCTGGTTCCCAGTGCATTTTTAAAGGGAAGCTGCTGGTCTGTGAGTGCATCAGTCGGGGGAATCCTCTGCCACCGATCACCTGGCCTTTGGCTCCACTCACAGATTACTCAGTCACCAGCTCTAGCAGCAACCACACTGTGAACAGCATCATCACGGTGCCTGCTGCTGACTACCACAACAACACTGTCACATGTGTCAGCAGCAACGAACTGGGCCGGGATGAGATTGAAATTCCTCTTCAGAGCGACACAGAGAACTCAAGGCAGAACAGTGAGTGGTTTGTGATATCAGTTTAACGCACGGTTCAGATGAGGTTTTAACAGTTCATCATGTCATACAGCAGTTAGCACCAATGGGATGAAAGACGGGTCTGTTGCCGTCGGCTCTTGGATAATTGCTGGTCTATCTATGAGTCTCAACCTGGTCCTTCTTGCCACCTTCATCATCTATATTTACAAAGGGTAAGaatgttaaaatgaatatataaaaacGATAAGCAATTGTTTAATGGACTGATtttgaaactgtttttcttcttttaaacttgTAGGagaaaatgtcaacagaagaaaccttgtgaagaaaataacaccTACGCTTCCCTGAATCTAGCCGATGTCGGGGAACAGTACGGTGTTATTTCTCatacacagaataaataaacttcagttttcctttcaatactgttttgtgtgtgtgtgtgtgtgtgtgtgtgtgtgtgtgtgtgtgtgtgtgtgtgtgtaaatgcttAAACtgccttaaataaaaaaaatgacatttgagTTGAGGCTTTTGGACTTCCCTATGACTGCGACAGGCGTCAAGTTATCACAGATTTAACAAAAAGAGTTTCAATGTGTTAGAAACTGAAGGGTTTTATTTCCACCTGACTGGCTTCAGcaaaaaattataatttccagctctaatgaaaagtgacagtgataGAAATCGTTGCCTCGTTGCTAAAATTTCATCAGTTTTCAATTTCACCAGTGACACAAAGCACCAGTCGTTATGCAGGCTGCTTTAAACTGTCCATCTTCAAACTAAAAGAAGGACTGGCTCTGGGAAGGACATAGAGTCGAGAGAGGTGTCAGCCAAAGAGGTGGACACCATTGTGCTTCAGAGatattgttaatatttacatGCTAATTCGAGTAATAAAGTCAGACCAGACCTTCGGCACACAACAAGACCATTTTATTATTGAGCGGTGTAGTGCTGTGAGGTTCCACATGTGGTTTCCAGTTGTATCTTGTATCTTGGTTTGTGGTCATTTAAATGATGAGAGTTTTAGCTTTCTAGAGATATGCAACATGAGGATCCACTTTCACATTGCAGCTGTACATGTACATATGCAGTCAACACTCCACAGGCCGTCAGAGCTTCATcgtatttcttattttgtgagTGTAGGTCCACCATGTTCCCATTACATCACTGTGAGGTTGCACATATTTGGAAAGTACCTGAAGCTTGGTTTAAAACCTATGATATTTGTTAGTGTCTCcagtacagacacacagaaaatggAAAGTTTTCCCAGAAGTTATAGAAGCTAAAGGTTCCTACAGTTTGAGAACTAGTGTGGTGCGCGACTCTAGTCATTGTCGTTTGGCAGTGCCTAACttctgtttaaaacaaaactgggCATAGAGGTGTGGCAAGGGAGGAGCTCAGGTCAGTGTATGACACTAATGCAGACAGCTATcaacccacctgtcactcaaagcagatgagttagtatatatataaaaaaagtcacCACATGTACAACTGTCGTGAAGAAGTAGACCACTTTTAATGCGAAACTGTAAACTTGTTCATTTCTTCTGGAAAGTTGAGCATTCAAACATCAGCCTTCTGCTGTCTCTCAGCATTGTAAAACTCTCCTTTTGTGGTGTTTCCTTCAAATGACCACTTCCTCGTTCACAAATAGTCTCGACCCTGGTTAGTTCCggttttaaatgttctgtaATTGCACATTCAGTTTGACACGGTAAGCTGAAACGATCCCTTGCTGATAAGGAGTTTGCTGTCAAGCCTTAACACTGACGACCCTGACATCGATGGAAGCAACAGCAGGGACAGAAGACTGGTGCGTGACTTCACAGATGTTCATTGTTAAATTATGAATCTGAAACTTGGACTAGTAGGAGAAGATATTCTCACATGAAATGCTTTTTAATTGACAGTTAATTTTATTGTACGCatgtttgttgcttttcttcttaagccaaaaaaagatgatttttatCTACGTGATTCTTTGCCTTCATGTGATGGTCAGCCACTGCCAGCCTCAGTGTGCCAAAGGTCTGAACTTTCATATAACTACAGTTCACATAATCTACATTGAATACAGTTTTGGAAGTTGTATTTACTGAGCTTTGTTTTGACAGACACTCCTGACGATAAGGATTTTTCACTAAATGTGACTGAACATGTTGCTGTGGAGTCTGGGGAATGTATAAGGATCCCTTATGAACTGACCTTTCTAACAAGCAAAATTACAGCCCCCTATACAAAGACATGGTTTAGGCAAGATAATTCAAATACTTTATATAAGGCATTTGTCAGCAAGGTGAAGTCTGAGTCAGAAGCCTCTTTCACGATACGGGGTCTACCACGTGGAGAGTACGAGTATGGCTTCAAACTGGAATGGGGATGTAATCAGACATATGTTTTCCCCAAGAAGGTTCACATCTCAGTCTCTGGTGAGTGTTTAATCTGGCaatctaatatttattttatttcctgacacTGAAACTGACTGTGCCTTAAACCTCAATGGTATCCTCCTGTTTTGAAGAGATGGAAACAACAGTATACTCATTTGGACCAAAAGATACAACAcacaataatattatttttccttttcacactCAGCATCAACCCAAAAACCTACTGTTCGGGTTCCTCCcatggaggagggaaacattaTCGGATTAAGATGTCATCCTCCTCGTTTCTGCTCTGAGATAACAGATATCTATTGGAAATGGACACAGGCTGATGGACAATCTGAAGTTCTTGACACGAACATTTTCCATCATGATTATGGTTATTATCCCTCATGGAGACGTTATCACGATTATTATCGCTCACGGAAACATTTTCGTCTCTCTCGCCGTGAAAACCTATTACGTTTCCTTCCTACCGCATATCATCACAACACCAACATCACATGTGTGGTGGAATATGATGATGGCGCTGTTGAGACAACCGTCACCATGACTGTGAAATGTGAGTAGTAGCAGTATTTCTATTAATATAACTatctgctattttacattttaatgtaatggATGAGTCACATGCTGAATGACTGCATATATTTAAgctcttgtttctttcttccttcctttcagtTCCTCCTAAAATCCTGCCTGGTTCCCAGTGCATTTTTAAAGGGAAGCTGCTGGTCTGTGAGTGCATCAGTCGGGGGAATCCTCTGCCACCAATCACCTGGCCTTTGGCTCCACTCACAGATTACTCAGTCACCAGCTCTAGCAGCAACCACACGGTCAACAGCATCACCACGGTGCCTGCTGCTGACTACCACAACAACACTGTCACATGTGTCAGCAGCAACGAACTGGGCCGGGCTGAGATTGAAATTCCTCTTCAGAACGACACAGAGAACTCAAGGCAGAACAGTGAGTGGTTTGTGATATCAGTTTAACGCACGGTTCAGATGAGGTTTTAACAGTTCATCATGTCATGCAGCAGTTAGCAACGAACTGGGCCGGGCTGAGATTGAAATTCCTCTTCAGAACGACACAGAAAACTCAAGGCAGAACAGTGAGTAACGTCTTTGGTTACAGAGGCTCAATGTCTGTCCCCAAACTCCTGAAATGaatcaaaagttttaatttccaTAGATTCTTCAGACGGGAAGCAAAATTTGAATGGACTCCTTCCCTGGATAATAATGGCTCTGAGTTTAATTCTGAACCTGGTCCTCCTCACCTGCCTGATCACCTACATTCGCAAAAAGTAAGGAAATCAAAGTACCACTAAGTCTAATTATTTGAGCAACCTGGTAATCTGTAGGATGTGAACTCCTTCTTATCCTCTAgtaaaataaagtgattctCAATTCTGTATTTGTAGGGGAAAAAGTAAGTCGCAGAAGAAGATATGTACAGAGATGGACACCTATGCTTCCCTGAACAGGGCAGATGTTGAGCAGGAGTACAGTGTCATATCTCCTCGGCACAGATGAAAAAACTCAGGTTTCACttgtattattttgttaaaatacaaataaattaattgaatAGTGCTTTCGTTCAAATGCATTATTCAgtgatatacaccgatcagccataacattatgatggCTGACAGAAGATGTGAATAAAATTGACTGTGTTGTggcaatttaatgttctgcagggaaactctTACTTGAAcatatagcacccacctagactagactagGTGCTCCTTGACGTTTAAAGTTGCTCAGTAATTAGTGGACAGACATGATTTTTTTCGATGTTTTTTCGAGTGCGGTGAGTTCAGTTTCATGCATTCGTTATATTTGTAGATGGCTTCAGCCTAAACGCATTCAATAATTTAGTACTAAACACCTgccattttactttttaagatGTGTAAGCAGCTTCATATGATGTTTATGCTTAAGTGAGAAGTTGGAAATGCTGCGTGCCCTGTGATCTCTTGTGATTTCTTGTGTACAGgtcttgtttgttattttttttttttggggggggggggggggggggggggggggggggttcaccTGTGTGCTTCCAGATAGATTGACCCCACCTGTTCCTTCTGGCCTATCAGGAGACAAGTAGATACTGGGAAGGAAGCGGCAGTTAGATCCAGAGTGCTGCATTGTGACAGCTGTGTATTTGCTTACCTTGTGTTGGAGGGTGTTGTGTTAATAAATTCCTCATATGTCTGCTTCACTGACTCCTTTTGTATggttatattttattgttacgCCCCATACATTTTTAGTGAACTTATCACTCATAGTTGATCAAAATCAGGCATCTAgcatcaaatataaatatgcatgtacatcattcatataaatatacataaacatacatatacatCATATACATGCCTGCGCACCACTGTGAACATATTAGTGTGTATTTCCAAACGCGCTAGGGTACGaggtgtgaaaatgtttcagatgtGTGAAAATATGTCACAGTGACTTGACTTCCTCTCTAAAAGCATAACACCAAGAATGTGCACAAACCAGGTTGTTCCAGAAAGCACATTAACTTAATTAACGTTCAGCAActtcacaaaaatgaaaataataataataataataatgataataataatatgaggAGAAAGTATATGGGATAATTATATTGTTGATATCAAGGACTAATGGAGGCCACTGGTTACACATGGGGCATGGCAGATCGTTTGTGAGCTTTGACAGTGCCGGTCTGTCTAAAGTAGGGCTCATCCTTTTACACACCCACTGAGCTCACTGGTATTCCACACTTGCACAAAGAATCACTCCGCTTTTCGCCTCATTTCATTCCCTTGTGGAAGGATTAGGGCTTTGTAGCGCAAATGTgttgcatgcacgcacacacagacacacacacacacacttctgtcTTGGTTAAGaccatttatttgttattttattttagagagAGCCACACATTGTTTCTGTAACCAGAGTCCTCAAAGCACCAGTTGGGTGAAAAGACTGATTAAACAGGGAACTAAAGCCACCATCcagttagtttagcttagcataaagactggaaacaaaagGCTCTGCGCTACA is part of the Mugil cephalus isolate CIBA_MC_2020 chromosome 10, CIBA_Mcephalus_1.1, whole genome shotgun sequence genome and encodes:
- the LOC125014626 gene encoding sialic acid-binding Ig-like lectin 7 translates to METTSGTEDCQKKMIFIYVILCLHVMVSHCQPQCAKETPDDKDFSLNVTEHVAVESGECIRISYELTFLTSKVSAPYTKTWFRQDNSNTLYKAFVSEVKSESEASFTIRGLPRGEYEYGFKLEWGCNQTYVFPKKVHISVSASTQKPTVRVPPMKEGDVIGLKCRPPHFCSKITNVYWKWTQTDGQSEVLQRDFYTTSHHDYDHYYSRRPFHPLSRRENLLRFLPTAYHHNTNITCVVEYDDGAVETTVTMTVKFPPKILPGSQCIFKGKLLVCECISRGNPHATDHLAFGSTHRLLSHQL
- the LOC125014628 gene encoding uncharacterized protein LOC125014628, producing METTSGTEDCQKKMIFIYVILCLHVMVSHCQPQCAKETPDDKDFSLNVTEHVAVESGECIRISYELTFLTSKVSAPYTKTWFRQDNSNTLYKAFVSEVKSESEASFTIRGLPRGEYEYGFKLEWGCNQTYVFPKKVHISVSASTQKPTVRVPPMKEGDVIGLKCRPPHFCSKITNVYWKWTQTDGQSEVLQRDFYTTSHHDYDHYYSRRPFHPLSRRENLLRFLPTAYHHNTNITCVVEYDDGAVETTVTMTVKFPPKILPGSQCIFKGKLLVCECISRGNPLPPITWPLAPLTDYSVTSSSSNHTVNSIITVPAADYHNNTVTCVSSNELGRDEIEIPLQSDTENSRQNTVSTNGMKDGSVAVGSWIIAGLSMSLNLVLLATFIIYIYKGRKCQQKKPCEENNTYASLNLADVGEQYGVISHRVCCQALTLTTLTSMEATAGTEDCQKKMIFIYVILCLHVMVSHCQPQCAKDTPDDKDFSLNVTEHVAVESGECIRIPYELTFLTSKITAPYTKTWFRQDNSNTLYKAFVSKVKSESEASFTIRGLPRGEYEYGFKLEWGCNQTYVFPKKVHISVSASTQKPTVRVPPMEEGNIIGLRCHPPRFCSEITDIYWKWTQADGQSEVLDTNIFHHDYGYYPSWRRYHDYYRSRKHFRLSRRENLLRFLPTAYHHNTNITCVVEYDDGAVETTVTMTVKFPPKILPGSQCIFKGKLLVCECISRGNPLPPITWPLAPLTDYSVTSSSSNHTVNSITTVPAADYHNNTVTCVSSNELGRAEIEIPLQNDTENSRQNTVSNELGRAEIEIPLQNDTENSRQNNSSDGKQNLNGLLPWIIMALSLILNLVLLTCLITYIRKK